From a single Helicovermis profundi genomic region:
- a CDS encoding molybdopterin molybdotransferase MoeA: protein MFNVKSIEEVKEILVENFKDSYNKFELIDSVDSLNRILYEDIKSVENVPQFNKSTVDGYAVKYKDILGASDSMPILLNMIGKVEMGTDAKIIVNEGECVYVPTGGMLPNGTDAVVMIEKVEEIDKETIAFYTDITFNKNVILKADDVKKGDVVLKKGIILRPESIGVLVSLGIKKIKVFKKPKITIISTGDELVDIEENLKMGQIRDINTHTLKAISISYGLEVVETKVIKDIKEKITKSAKKAYSESDIVIVSGGSSMGEKDMTAEIIDSLGDPGVLVHGMAIKPGKPTIVASCGGKPIIGLPGHPVSSIIVYKVLIETLLEKCFNFEIEKKRSLEATALSNIHAAPGRTTYKMIKIEEINNEFVFAPSYGESGMITLLTTSNGYTIIPIDKEGIVKGEKVRVNYFY, encoded by the coding sequence ATGTTTAATGTTAAATCAATTGAAGAAGTAAAGGAAATTTTAGTAGAAAATTTTAAGGATAGTTATAATAAATTTGAACTAATAGATTCAGTCGATTCTCTTAACAGAATTTTATATGAAGATATTAAGAGCGTGGAAAATGTTCCTCAGTTTAATAAATCAACAGTTGATGGATATGCAGTAAAATATAAAGATATTTTAGGCGCAAGTGATAGTATGCCAATACTACTTAATATGATTGGAAAAGTAGAAATGGGCACTGATGCTAAAATAATTGTTAATGAAGGTGAGTGTGTTTATGTTCCTACAGGTGGAATGCTACCAAATGGTACTGATGCAGTTGTTATGATAGAAAAAGTTGAAGAAATAGATAAAGAAACTATAGCATTTTACACAGATATAACTTTTAATAAAAATGTTATTTTAAAGGCTGATGATGTAAAAAAAGGTGATGTAGTGCTTAAAAAGGGCATTATATTAAGACCTGAAAGTATTGGAGTGTTAGTATCACTTGGTATAAAAAAAATAAAGGTATTTAAAAAGCCTAAAATTACAATTATATCTACCGGTGATGAACTTGTGGATATCGAAGAAAATCTTAAAATGGGTCAAATTAGAGATATAAATACCCATACGCTTAAAGCAATTTCTATTTCATATGGCTTAGAAGTTGTTGAAACGAAAGTGATAAAAGATATAAAAGAAAAAATAACAAAAAGTGCTAAAAAAGCCTATAGTGAAAGTGATATTGTGATAGTTTCTGGTGGAAGTTCTATGGGTGAAAAAGATATGACTGCAGAAATTATTGATTCATTAGGTGATCCAGGCGTTCTTGTTCATGGTATGGCCATAAAACCTGGTAAACCAACTATAGTAGCAAGTTGTGGTGGAAAACCTATTATTGGACTACCAGGCCACCCTGTTTCCTCAATAATTGTTTATAAAGTGCTTATTGAAACTTTACTTGAAAAATGTTTTAATTTTGAAATTGAAAAGAAAAGAAGTTTAGAAGCTACTGCTTTAAGTAATATTCATGCAGCTCCAGGAAGAACAACTTATAAAATGATTAAAATAGAAGAAATTAATAATGAATTCGTATTTGCTCCATCTTATGGAGAATCTGGAATGATTACACTACTTACAACGTCAAATGGTTATACCATTATACCAATCGATAAAGAAGGGATTGTAAAAGGTGAGAAAGTAAGAGTTAATTATTTTTATTAG
- a CDS encoding NAD(P)H-dependent oxidoreductase: MNNTSVIEFGDSSRLLKKMLHSYIDEIDFLKVDSNTDFKLFFKNFHYNKIIFAFDLNVIGINYYALEFLEYCKINNIDFSGFYGGVLVKSLGELSTKNFSKKFIFEMNELGMSFIGHSLVEATSTLNNFKTWQKTINKSKEEICIDMSARLIERIKTLEVKNFNKKNILVLHASSNATSNTLSYWNMIKKSMKEILEKDEINYNIKELHVENGTVTDCKGCEFTTCMHFSKEKSCFYGGPIVKEILPAVEDADIIVWITPNYNDSISAMLVAVINRLTVLYRRISFHEKAIFNVVVSGNSGSDTVAMQVVNSLNINKGFFLPGKFSFKETANDPGQIYEIKNIEKISYENAKNICNYIQNN; this comes from the coding sequence ATGAATAATACAAGTGTAATTGAATTTGGTGATTCTTCAAGATTATTAAAAAAAATGTTGCATTCATATATAGATGAGATTGATTTTTTAAAGGTAGATTCAAATACTGATTTTAAGCTTTTTTTTAAAAATTTTCATTATAATAAAATAATTTTTGCTTTTGATTTAAATGTAATTGGAATAAACTATTACGCACTTGAATTTTTAGAGTACTGTAAAATAAATAATATTGACTTTAGTGGATTTTATGGTGGTGTTTTAGTTAAAAGTTTAGGAGAACTTTCTACAAAAAACTTCTCTAAAAAGTTTATCTTTGAAATGAATGAGCTTGGAATGTCATTTATTGGCCATTCTCTAGTAGAAGCTACAAGCACTTTAAATAATTTTAAAACATGGCAAAAGACTATTAATAAATCTAAAGAAGAAATTTGTATTGATATGTCAGCTAGGTTAATCGAACGTATTAAAACATTGGAAGTAAAGAATTTTAATAAAAAAAATATATTGGTACTTCATGCAAGTAGCAATGCTACTTCAAATACATTATCATATTGGAATATGATAAAAAAAAGTATGAAAGAAATTCTTGAAAAGGATGAAATTAATTATAATATTAAAGAACTTCATGTTGAAAATGGTACAGTTACTGATTGTAAGGGGTGTGAATTTACAACATGTATGCATTTTTCTAAAGAGAAAAGTTGCTTTTATGGTGGACCTATTGTAAAAGAAATATTGCCTGCTGTAGAAGATGCTGACATTATTGTTTGGATAACTCCTAACTATAATGATTCAATAAGTGCAATGCTTGTAGCGGTTATAAATAGATTAACGGTTCTTTATAGAAGAATAAGTTTTCATGAAAAAGCGATATTTAATGTTGTAGTTTCAGGAAATTCCGGTAGTGATACTGTCGCAATGCAGGTAGTAAATTCACTTAATATTAATAAAGGTTTTTTTCTTCCAGGAAAATTTTCTTTTAAAGAAACAGCAAATGATCCTGGTCAAATATATGAAATTAAAAATATAGAAAAAATTTCATATGAAAATGCAAAAAATATATGTAACTATATACAAAATAATTAA
- a CDS encoding lactate/malate family dehydrogenase — MKYYKLMNSVLVDVEEKNEYFKKFNEINEDQAKLGEKFIICINKKNKNTKSYYKLLSSKLIKTNNDGLEYLFDNELLENSEELPKWLNEKIELGIVSIYNLAYGAEHLEKAENYYNNTLSKKKKVNVLGLGDVGGILLVGLRLLGSDSIEEIGIFDLDKNKLNRWEAELNQIIDFNNLAMPKIKVLEEKDLFNCHMFVFSASKSVPEVGSDIKDVREFQREANSKIISIYAKMARKRNFSGIFAVVSDPVDELCKVVYRESNKDENNVFDYKGLLAEKIRGYGLGVMHGRSLYYADKMGVNSTNIRVYGPHGKNLIVANDILNYDEELSYKLTNKTIKANMDIREYGYKPFIAPAISSGALSIINTLSGNWHYSAIFAGGCYFGIKNRETQYGLEIERLKVDDKLYNRIKHSYMELSNE; from the coding sequence ATGAAATACTATAAATTAATGAATTCAGTTTTAGTTGATGTAGAAGAAAAAAATGAGTATTTTAAAAAATTTAATGAAATAAATGAAGATCAAGCAAAATTAGGGGAAAAGTTTATAATTTGTATAAATAAAAAAAATAAAAATACAAAATCATATTATAAGCTTCTTTCAAGTAAATTAATAAAAACTAACAACGATGGTTTAGAGTATTTGTTTGATAATGAGTTATTAGAAAATAGTGAGGAATTACCAAAATGGCTAAATGAAAAAATAGAACTTGGAATTGTTAGTATTTATAATTTAGCATATGGCGCGGAACATTTAGAAAAAGCAGAAAATTATTATAATAATACTTTATCTAAAAAGAAAAAAGTTAATGTATTAGGACTTGGAGATGTTGGTGGAATACTCTTAGTTGGTTTAAGGCTTCTAGGGTCGGACTCCATAGAAGAAATTGGAATATTTGATTTAGATAAAAATAAATTAAATAGATGGGAAGCTGAATTAAATCAAATAATAGATTTTAATAATTTGGCTATGCCAAAAATAAAAGTTTTAGAGGAAAAAGACCTATTTAACTGCCATATGTTTGTTTTTAGTGCTAGTAAAAGCGTGCCTGAGGTCGGTTCTGATATTAAGGATGTTAGAGAATTTCAAAGAGAAGCTAATAGCAAAATAATAAGTATATATGCAAAAATGGCAAGAAAAAGAAATTTCAGTGGAATTTTTGCAGTAGTTTCTGACCCTGTGGATGAGCTTTGTAAAGTGGTTTATAGGGAAAGTAATAAAGATGAAAATAACGTTTTTGATTATAAAGGATTACTTGCAGAAAAAATTAGAGGATATGGACTTGGTGTTATGCATGGTAGAAGTCTTTATTACGCTGACAAAATGGGTGTAAATAGTACAAATATTAGAGTTTATGGTCCGCATGGGAAAAACTTAATAGTAGCAAATGATATATTAAATTATGATGAAGAATTATCATACAAGTTAACAAATAAAACCATAAAAGCAAATATGGATATTAGAGAATACGGATATAAACCTTTTATAGCGCCTGCAATTTCAAGTGGTGCTTTATCAATAATTAATACTTTAAGTGGTAATTGGCATTATTCTGCTATTTTTGCAGGTGGATGTTATTTTGGAATTAAAAATAGAGAAACTCAATATGGTCTTGAAATTGAAAGGTTAAAAGTTGACGATAAACTTTATAATAGAATTAAACATTCATATATGGAGCTTTCAAATGAATAA
- a CDS encoding nicotinate-nicotinamide nucleotide adenylyltransferase has product MDNKINKKQVFKIVSKINKKITFSKFIKEYDIRALTITDFIHDDIFIDKFTEFLEKKDFHSSKIFDLFYDLFVTLGYEDSFDILESTYKFAVNLSFPGTIEINFSSSELSYINLLLKILKSFSELEKIYGEENWSTKFSIKFLSIEEEEQLESSLEYVRFKKYYCSDYVNEMMKLSQDLHGRTTLDHVSGVHYLSMKVARQLKTLKFPIDLGKVSGAAAGHDIGKYGCKKDELSRVAYYHYYYTGEWFKRHNITYIRNIAINHSTWDLELDNLQIEALLLIYADFRVKADSDRKMKFYTLDEAFDVILTKLDNVDEAKELRYRKVYNRLKDFEEFLLFFDVNIDVFNDNDVKEDTKKRRKYYSLIESEDIPIQTKFASIEHNIKVMFRLRDEESLNKLLEKARDVKNLIAQRGYIKILREYSTYLTHKQKLIAINYLYDIIVTVEEDIRESASNLIGKLIANFDEELRKEVPKGAIPELLEMTSLGLFEIYISKFLFPDHKIVDKHRVRIMSSAKRMLKSYFVELTDESKINTSLELLSNIYDVEMDNKKLGRHLLNSVSYFPIKNLDKDQRKIILDFIVQKVIGGNYEIRLLALEKLYIYANTFGKDIFDYVYLDIVFDKNRLKKKSSVELYSIFKSYRCLYDDYKDFENEIYSNIKSFSELYLSNLKTVTLEIVKKIQVEILLKTTIKYKTRDAFYTALHFCNLLKVSSKESVRNLAGRGLIELLPILSVEQKNDIVVELLRAIEMESYQVSRYIPDYLGKLMLFTKPKELNEIIDDFSIKIKKSNAQTGMLVLKTIGVAVQNYNGYSAEFNESNEKNELRLKKMLGILLNGFVSFLPSVTQTAFDVIGSDIFANANIDIEFKRKIFDLIEKKLLSLIITTNEKIDLVFFNNSAGLKHIYSFISEYNIKSGKLKLTKHDKIAFFPGAFDPFSLSHKQIATEIRDLGYVVYLAVDEFSWSKRTHPNLRRRDIIKMSVADELNIYTYPRDLIVNISNKTDLDNLRNTFKNDEVYIVVGSDVIVNASAYKNDEEKAIKSFAHIVFDRNNFEKSKEEIENYQSIFSKLPKNSIKLKLSSKYENISSTQIRNYIDENRDISELVDPLAQRYIYERGLYQREPLFKQVMTIKSVTIEIVKRPSLSLLEELATLLGNDFSKDFSKLKELTEFSDYRMIVIRSILNNRKVIGFSGFHWLRSSEIYSEFEDEYIENYIRDNSVGRILVIDGIYSSESSDDYSSEQIVLTETLAYALAKDYTYAVFKNKFSYKTKRSLINIMKNQGFIEKKGVKTKEDIFVVDMSAPCTLNLDLKSAIKEPYRNSSRMLKVVTKTRNRLQEALTNLYAGNLVISFERTMLYENLIKKICDENKMPTTPLKPKIVGEAMCVPFGAIFKRWILPNTATKAFHAEKYFKPDLTKYKIDSYPYYLDIENQVKTLKSFNKPIMLVDDILNKGYRIKALNPLFKKYDVDFKKFFVGIMSGRGKALMEKENIEVDSAYYIPRLKVWFNEAKVYPFIGGDGVMKKVLPNRNIIPSINLLLPYSFPAYIKGASKESIFKLSEVALENAIDILNALEEEYQDINNKMLTLGQLGEVVITPRFPDKGENISLDFDVKASEYLKTDLEHLRRLKSMFLMGEYK; this is encoded by the coding sequence ATGGATAATAAGATTAATAAAAAACAAGTTTTTAAAATTGTATCAAAAATAAATAAAAAAATTACATTTTCAAAATTTATTAAAGAGTATGATATTAGAGCACTTACTATAACTGATTTTATACATGATGATATTTTTATTGATAAATTTACAGAATTTTTAGAAAAAAAAGATTTTCATTCGAGTAAAATTTTTGATTTGTTTTATGATTTATTTGTAACTTTAGGTTACGAAGATTCCTTTGATATTTTAGAATCAACTTACAAATTTGCTGTTAATTTATCTTTTCCAGGAACTATAGAAATAAATTTTTCTTCAAGCGAATTAAGTTATATTAATTTACTTTTAAAAATATTAAAGAGTTTTAGTGAGCTTGAAAAAATATATGGCGAAGAAAATTGGAGTACAAAATTTTCAATAAAATTTTTATCAATTGAGGAAGAAGAACAACTAGAATCAAGTCTCGAATATGTTAGATTTAAAAAATATTATTGTAGTGATTATGTAAATGAAATGATGAAATTAAGCCAAGATCTACATGGAAGAACAACACTTGATCATGTTAGTGGAGTTCATTATTTGTCTATGAAAGTTGCTAGACAGCTTAAAACGTTAAAATTTCCAATAGATTTAGGAAAAGTATCAGGAGCAGCTGCTGGGCATGATATAGGCAAGTATGGATGTAAGAAAGACGAATTAAGTAGAGTTGCGTATTATCATTATTATTATACTGGCGAATGGTTTAAGAGGCATAACATTACTTATATAAGAAATATTGCAATCAATCATTCTACATGGGATTTAGAACTTGATAATTTACAAATAGAAGCGCTTCTTTTAATATATGCTGATTTTAGAGTAAAAGCAGATAGTGACAGAAAAATGAAATTTTACACGCTGGATGAAGCGTTTGATGTAATATTAACTAAGCTTGATAATGTTGATGAAGCAAAAGAGCTACGCTATAGAAAAGTTTATAATAGATTAAAGGACTTTGAAGAATTTCTTTTGTTTTTTGACGTTAATATTGATGTGTTTAATGATAATGATGTAAAGGAAGATACAAAAAAAAGAAGAAAATATTATTCTCTTATTGAAAGTGAAGATATTCCAATACAAACTAAATTTGCTTCAATTGAACATAATATAAAAGTTATGTTTAGACTTCGTGATGAAGAATCATTAAATAAATTATTAGAAAAAGCTAGAGATGTTAAAAATTTAATAGCACAAAGGGGCTATATAAAAATCCTTAGGGAGTATTCAACATATCTAACTCACAAACAAAAACTTATTGCGATTAATTATTTGTATGACATTATTGTTACTGTAGAAGAGGATATTAGAGAAAGTGCTTCAAATTTAATAGGAAAACTAATAGCAAATTTTGACGAGGAATTACGAAAAGAAGTACCAAAAGGTGCAATTCCTGAACTTTTAGAGATGACAAGTTTAGGTCTATTTGAAATATATATTTCAAAATTTTTGTTTCCAGATCATAAAATTGTTGATAAACATAGGGTAAGAATAATGTCTAGTGCGAAGAGAATGCTTAAATCTTATTTTGTTGAACTAACAGATGAAAGTAAGATTAATACTTCCTTAGAACTGCTTTCAAATATTTATGATGTTGAAATGGATAATAAAAAACTTGGACGTCATCTTTTAAATTCCGTATCTTATTTTCCAATTAAAAATCTAGATAAAGATCAAAGAAAAATTATACTGGATTTTATTGTGCAAAAGGTAATAGGTGGAAACTATGAAATTAGGCTATTAGCGCTTGAAAAATTATATATATATGCTAATACTTTTGGAAAAGATATATTTGATTATGTTTATTTAGATATTGTATTTGATAAAAATAGACTAAAGAAAAAATCTTCAGTTGAATTGTATTCAATTTTTAAATCATATAGGTGCTTATATGATGATTATAAGGATTTTGAAAATGAAATATATTCTAATATCAAATCATTTTCTGAACTCTATTTAAGTAATTTAAAAACTGTAACCTTAGAAATAGTTAAAAAAATCCAAGTGGAAATTTTATTAAAAACTACTATCAAATATAAGACTCGTGATGCATTTTATACAGCTCTTCATTTTTGTAATTTATTAAAAGTTTCTTCTAAAGAATCTGTAAGAAATTTGGCAGGTCGTGGACTTATTGAACTACTTCCAATATTATCAGTTGAACAAAAAAATGATATTGTTGTAGAGCTTTTAAGGGCTATTGAAATGGAAAGTTATCAAGTTTCAAGATATATTCCAGATTATTTGGGTAAATTGATGCTCTTTACTAAGCCAAAAGAATTAAATGAAATAATAGATGATTTCTCTATTAAAATCAAGAAATCTAATGCCCAAACAGGTATGTTGGTTTTAAAAACAATTGGAGTTGCAGTTCAAAATTATAATGGCTATTCTGCAGAATTTAATGAAAGTAACGAGAAGAATGAACTAAGATTAAAAAAAATGCTAGGTATACTATTAAATGGATTCGTAAGTTTTCTTCCAAGTGTAACACAAACTGCATTTGATGTAATTGGAAGTGATATATTTGCAAATGCTAATATTGATATTGAATTTAAAAGAAAGATATTTGATTTGATTGAGAAAAAATTACTTTCATTAATAATAACTACAAATGAAAAAATTGATCTTGTGTTTTTTAATAACTCTGCTGGACTTAAACATATTTATAGTTTTATTTCTGAATATAATATTAAATCTGGCAAACTTAAATTAACTAAGCATGATAAAATTGCGTTTTTCCCAGGGGCTTTTGACCCATTTTCATTAAGTCATAAGCAGATAGCAACTGAAATAAGAGATTTGGGATATGTTGTTTATCTTGCAGTTGATGAATTTTCATGGTCAAAAAGAACTCATCCTAATTTACGGAGACGAGATATTATAAAAATGTCAGTAGCAGATGAACTTAATATATATACTTATCCAAGAGATTTAATTGTTAATATTTCAAATAAAACAGATTTAGATAATTTGCGTAATACTTTTAAAAATGATGAAGTATATATTGTTGTTGGAAGTGATGTAATAGTAAATGCTTCAGCCTATAAAAACGATGAAGAAAAAGCTATTAAATCTTTTGCACATATAGTATTTGATAGAAATAATTTTGAAAAAAGTAAAGAGGAAATTGAAAATTATCAATCAATTTTTAGTAAACTCCCTAAAAACTCAATTAAATTAAAACTTTCTTCAAAATATGAGAATATTAGTTCAACTCAAATTAGAAATTATATTGATGAAAATAGAGATATTTCAGAATTAGTTGATCCTTTAGCACAAAGATATATTTATGAAAGGGGTTTGTATCAGAGAGAACCACTATTTAAGCAAGTTATGACTATAAAATCGGTAACAATTGAAATTGTAAAAAGACCTAGTTTGAGTTTGCTTGAGGAACTTGCTACTCTTCTTGGTAATGACTTTTCTAAAGATTTTTCGAAATTAAAAGAACTGACTGAATTTAGCGATTATAGAATGATTGTTATAAGAAGTATTTTAAATAATAGAAAAGTTATTGGATTTTCTGGATTTCATTGGCTTCGTTCAAGCGAAATTTATTCTGAATTTGAAGATGAGTATATTGAAAATTATATTAGAGATAACTCAGTTGGTCGAATACTAGTAATTGATGGTATATATTCAAGTGAAAGTTCGGATGATTACAGTAGTGAACAAATAGTATTAACGGAAACATTAGCTTATGCACTTGCAAAAGATTATACTTATGCAGTTTTTAAGAATAAGTTTTCTTATAAAACTAAAAGAAGTCTTATAAATATAATGAAAAACCAGGGCTTTATAGAGAAAAAAGGTGTAAAAACTAAAGAAGATATTTTTGTTGTTGATATGAGTGCACCCTGTACACTTAATTTGGATCTTAAATCAGCAATAAAGGAACCCTATAGAAATTCAAGTAGAATGCTCAAAGTTGTTACAAAAACAAGAAATAGACTTCAGGAAGCTCTAACTAATTTATATGCAGGTAATCTTGTTATAAGCTTCGAGCGAACTATGCTTTATGAAAATTTAATTAAGAAAATATGTGATGAAAATAAAATGCCAACTACACCATTAAAACCTAAAATAGTTGGTGAGGCAATGTGTGTACCATTTGGCGCAATATTTAAAAGATGGATTCTTCCAAATACTGCAACAAAAGCTTTTCATGCAGAAAAATATTTTAAACCAGATTTAACAAAATATAAAATTGATTCATATCCTTATTATTTAGATATAGAAAATCAAGTAAAAACTCTAAAATCTTTTAATAAACCAATTATGCTAGTTGACGATATTTTAAATAAGGGATATAGAATAAAAGCGCTAAATCCACTATTTAAAAAGTACGATGTTGATTTTAAAAAGTTTTTTGTAGGAATAATGTCAGGACGCGGAAAAGCGCTAATGGAAAAGGAAAATATAGAGGTAGACAGTGCATACTACATTCCTAGATTAAAAGTTTGGTTTAATGAAGCTAAAGTATATCCGTTTATTGGTGGAGATGGAGTTATGAAGAAGGTTCTACCTAATAGAAATATTATTCCATCAATCAATTTACTTTTACCATATTCATTTCCAGCATATATTAAAGGGGCTTCAAAAGAATCGATATTTAAACTTAGCGAAGTGGCACTTGAAAATGCAATCGATATACTAAATGCACTTGAAGAAGAATATCAAGATATTAATAATAAAATGTTAACTCTTGGTCAACTTGGTGAAGTTGTTATCACACCAAGATTTCCGGATAAAGGTGAGAATATTTCTTTAGATTTTGATGTTAAAGCTTCTGAATACTTAAAAACAGATCTTGAACATCTTAGAAGATTAAAATCTATGTTTTTAATGGGAGAATATAAATGA
- a CDS encoding YihY/virulence factor BrkB family protein, translating into MDYFKKLFKFSLALSKKYKEHHITAFSAQMAYFFTLSIFPFLIVIISLFGKLSMKYYFKLDFIFNVVPKEASEIIRNYISDLFLVNTTTLVPLTIIFALWSASKGVNSLMRSLNIAYDVKETRSFIKIKLLGMAYTAMISISLVIAIVIPSIGKSVLDIFESILEIPNFLLVIIKWSFYIVSINFVISSLYVLLPNKKVTFKSVMPGTIFAILGWFIISKGFSLFATNFHNFSLIYGSLTAIIILMIWLYISSMILMVGGEINAIDFKKEFMEIK; encoded by the coding sequence ATGGATTATTTTAAAAAGTTATTTAAATTTAGTTTAGCGCTAAGTAAAAAGTATAAAGAGCACCATATTACAGCTTTTAGCGCTCAAATGGCATATTTTTTTACACTTTCTATATTTCCGTTTTTGATCGTTATTATCTCATTGTTTGGAAAATTATCAATGAAATATTATTTTAAATTAGATTTTATTTTTAATGTTGTACCTAAAGAAGCTTCAGAAATTATTAGAAATTACATAAGTGATTTGTTTCTAGTAAATACAACTACTCTTGTGCCTCTAACCATAATATTTGCACTTTGGTCAGCATCTAAGGGTGTAAATTCCTTGATGAGATCTCTTAATATTGCATATGATGTTAAAGAAACAAGAAGTTTTATTAAGATTAAATTACTAGGAATGGCTTATACTGCGATGATTTCAATTTCCCTTGTAATAGCAATTGTAATTCCAAGCATAGGGAAAAGTGTTTTAGATATATTTGAAAGCATTCTTGAAATTCCAAATTTTTTGCTTGTTATTATAAAATGGTCTTTTTATATAGTATCTATAAACTTTGTAATTAGTTCACTATATGTACTACTTCCAAATAAAAAAGTTACTTTTAAAAGTGTTATGCCAGGGACTATATTTGCAATATTAGGATGGTTTATAATATCAAAAGGTTTTTCATTATTTGCTACTAACTTTCATAACTTTTCATTAATATATGGGTCTTTAACAGCAATTATAATTCTTATGATTTGGTTATATATTTCTTCCATGATTCTTATGGTAGGTGGAGAAATTAATGCTATAGATTTTAAAAAAGAATTTATGGAAATAAAATAA
- the aroF gene encoding 3-deoxy-7-phosphoheptulonate synthase, with the protein MQEIKKEIKMKYKKILTGDKVVVEVNDLKIGGNNKPIFIAGPCSVESREQVIETAIQLKERGCDVLRGGAFKPRTSPYDFQGLGEEGLKYLKEASEITNLPIVTELMDETSLDMILEYADIIQIGSRNMYNYSLLKVVGGVNKPVLLKRGMSATIREWAYAAEYIAAYGNKNIILCERGIRSFDSYTRNTLDISAVPIMKQETGLPVIVDPSHGTGIKSLIKPMSRASIASGADGLMIEVHFKPENALSDGFQSLTPDEYLDVINSIKTLY; encoded by the coding sequence TTGCAAGAAATAAAAAAGGAAATAAAAATGAAATATAAAAAGATATTAACGGGCGATAAGGTAGTAGTAGAAGTAAATGATTTGAAAATTGGTGGTAATAATAAGCCGATTTTTATTGCTGGACCTTGTTCTGTAGAAAGCAGAGAACAAGTAATTGAGACAGCAATTCAATTAAAGGAAAGAGGATGTGATGTACTTCGTGGAGGTGCTTTTAAACCTAGAACAAGCCCTTATGATTTTCAAGGACTTGGTGAAGAAGGTTTAAAATATTTAAAAGAAGCAAGTGAAATTACAAATCTTCCTATAGTTACAGAACTTATGGATGAAACAAGTTTAGATATGATACTTGAATATGCTGATATAATTCAAATTGGTTCAAGAAATATGTATAATTACTCTTTACTAAAAGTTGTAGGTGGAGTTAATAAACCCGTTTTATTAAAAAGAGGAATGAGTGCAACAATTAGAGAATGGGCATACGCTGCTGAATATATAGCTGCATATGGAAATAAAAATATTATACTTTGTGAAAGAGGTATAAGATCTTTTGATTCATATACTAGAAACACTTTAGATATCTCGGCTGTACCGATTATGAAACAAGAAACGGGATTACCAGTAATAGTTGATCCAAGTCACGGAACGGGTATAAAATCACTTATAAAACCAATGTCAAGAGCTTCTATCGCATCTGGTGCAGATGGACTTATGATAGAAGTACATTTTAAGCCTGAAAATGCACTTTCAGATGGTTTTCAGTCACTTACACCAGATGAATACCTAGACGTTATTAATTCAATAAAAACTTTATATTAA
- the folK gene encoding 2-amino-4-hydroxy-6-hydroxymethyldihydropteridine diphosphokinase: MIRAYLSLGSNIGDKLKNLHDALNILNSNKKINNMKVSSFYETNPVGYLDQDIFVNIAVEIETDLTSYELLDVCQGIEKELKRERIIRWGPRIIDVDILLYGDTINSSEKLTIPHPRMIERAFVIVPLIELNSELIISGKHIKEIYKYLDKEDINKIYQ, from the coding sequence ATGATAAGGGCATATTTGAGTCTTGGAAGTAATATAGGAGATAAGCTTAAAAATTTACATGACGCTTTAAATATACTTAACTCTAATAAAAAAATTAATAATATGAAGGTATCGTCATTTTATGAAACTAATCCAGTAGGCTATTTAGATCAAGATATTTTTGTTAATATTGCAGTTGAAATTGAAACAGATTTAACGTCATATGAACTTTTAGATGTTTGTCAAGGTATTGAAAAAGAACTTAAAAGGGAAAGAATTATCAGATGGGGACCTAGAATAATAGATGTTGACATTTTACTTTATGGTGATACCATTAATTCCTCAGAAAAACTAACAATACCTCACCCAAGAATGATTGAAAGAGCCTTTGTAATTGTTCCTCTTATTGAACTTAATTCGGAGTTAATTATCTCGGGTAAACATATAAAAGAGATTTATAAATATTTGGATAAAGAAGATATAAATAAGATTTATCAATGA